GAGGGATGTTCGGGTCCTGTATGTAAGCTTCGTAAGCTGAATCGTACATGATCAGTACATCGTTTGCCAGTGCGTAGTTTACCCATTTCTTCAACTCGTCTTTTGTCAGGCTTGTGCCTGTCGGGTTATTGGGGTAACAGAGGTAGAGGATATCCACCCGGCGGCTCGGAAGTTCGGGAATGAAATCGTTTTCTTCCGTGCAGGGAATATAAACGACATCGCTCCATTTCCCGTTTTCCAACACTCCGGTACGTCCGCTCATGACGTTGGAATCTATATAGACGGGGTAGACCGGATCGAGTACCCCGATACTATTATCATGGCGGAGAATATCGCCTATATTTCCGCAATCGCTTTTGGCACCGTCACTGACGAAAACTTCGCCCGGCTCCACAAATATCCCTCGGCTGGCATAATCATTCTTGATGATAGCGTCGATCAGGAAAGGATAACCCTGTTCGGGACCGTAGCCGTGGAAATTCTCCTGGGTTGCCAGGTCGTCGACGGCTTTGTGCATCGCTTCGATAACGGCTGGTGCCAGTGGTTGTGTTACATCACCGATTCCCATGCGGATTATTTTTTCTTTAGGGTGCGTTATCTTGAAACTATTTACTTTTTTCGCAATGTCGGAAAACAGGTAACTGTTCTGTAGTTTCAGGAAATGTTCGTTAATCAGTGCCATATTCGTTCTGTTGTTTTATGTTGTTGTCTTGTGGAGACAGGGGATACCTGTCTTTTATCCTTTTGTTATACTTCTATTGTCCCTTCAAATACGGTAACTGCTCCTCCGGTCATATAGACTTTACCATTGTCTTTATCCCAGTGGATGGTGAGCGGTCCGCCGTCCATGATCACTTTTGTTTTACGTTGGGTCTTGCCACATACGACTCCTGCGACGGCCGTTGCACAAGCACCTGTTCCGCAAGCTTGGGTAATCCCTGATCCCCGTTCCCATACCCTCATCCGGACTTCATCGTCTTTTAAAACCTGTACAAACTCAACATTTGTCCGGTCGGGGAAGAGGGGATGACATTCCAGCTTAGGTCCGATAGCCGGCAAGTCGATATCGTTTATATTAGTAACAAAAATAACCAGGTGAGGGTTTCCCATCGACAGGATAGTGCCGGTATAGGTTTGTCCGTCGGCTTCCAGTTCAATGGATGGTTCAATTATTTCCGGGGTTCCCATATCGACCGTTACTTCGGTTACGGTGCCGTTGGAAACCGCCAGTTGGAGAATCTTGATGCCTGATAATGTTTCCAGTGTGACTATCTCTTTGTTGGTCAGTCCTGCTTCATACACATATTTACCTATACAACGGGAAGCGTTTCCGCACATCCTGGCTTCGGAGCCGTCGGCATTGAATATCCGCATGCTGAAATCTGCTTTTTCCGATGAACCGATTAAAACCAATCCATCCGATCCGATACCTGTATGCGGTGCACTTAACTTAATGGCCAGCTCTTCCGGATTTTCCAGCGGATAAGCCATCGAGTTTACGTATATGTAGTCGTTACCGGCTCCGTGCATCTTTGTGAATCTAATTGGATTTGTCATTTCGATTGTTTTACTCCTTTGGATATTTCTTTTTGTTTTGTTATAATGCAAATATACGACGTTTTGGTATTTTATATACGATAAATGCATCTAAATGTTCTATAAAACGATGCGTGGCAATAAATTGTTTCAATAATCCCCTTTGTTTGTTATGAATTATAACTATATAACAGTAAATAGGAGCATATTGTAAGTTGGCGTAAGTGAAAACTTGTTGAAATATCGTTAAAAGGACACTTGTTATACCTGGTAAGTATGACTATTTGTCAATGAAAGGAGATGAAATAGACGCCATCCTGAACGAAAAGTAAGTGAATCGTTCAAAATGACGTCTATTTGTAAAAAGAACGGGAACTAAAAGATTACTCTTAGCTCCCGTTTTATTTAGCTAGTTGAAAAGGCCGTTTTTATAAGCCGGCTTGTGGGTCGAATGTACCGTTTTCCCATCCTTTTGTCTGTTCCAGGTTGGGGTTATTGCTCATTTCACCCCGTTTCATTGGCAGGAAGTACATTTGTTTGTTTGTGATCATTGGCGTATTA
This is a stretch of genomic DNA from Parabacteroides chongii. It encodes these proteins:
- a CDS encoding LL-diaminopimelate aminotransferase; the encoded protein is MALINEHFLKLQNSYLFSDIAKKVNSFKITHPKEKIIRMGIGDVTQPLAPAVIEAMHKAVDDLATQENFHGYGPEQGYPFLIDAIIKNDYASRGIFVEPGEVFVSDGAKSDCGNIGDILRHDNSIGVLDPVYPVYIDSNVMSGRTGVLENGKWSDVVYIPCTEENDFIPELPSRRVDILYLCYPNNPTGTSLTKDELKKWVNYALANDVLIMYDSAYEAYIQDPNIPHSIYEIKGAKKVAIEFRSFSKTAGFTGVRCGYTVVPKELNGFTLGGEKVQLNKLWNRRQTTKFNGTSYITQRGAEAVYSPEGKEQVKATINYYMTNARIMKEGLQGCGLKVWGGENAPYLWVKAPKGLSSWKFFDKLLYEVNIVGTPGVGFGPSGEGYLRLTAFGDRDNTLEAMARLKKWL
- the dapF gene encoding diaminopimelate epimerase, with translation MTNPIRFTKMHGAGNDYIYVNSMAYPLENPEELAIKLSAPHTGIGSDGLVLIGSSEKADFSMRIFNADGSEARMCGNASRCIGKYVYEAGLTNKEIVTLETLSGIKILQLAVSNGTVTEVTVDMGTPEIIEPSIELEADGQTYTGTILSMGNPHLVIFVTNINDIDLPAIGPKLECHPLFPDRTNVEFVQVLKDDEVRMRVWERGSGITQACGTGACATAVAGVVCGKTQRKTKVIMDGGPLTIHWDKDNGKVYMTGGAVTVFEGTIEV